Proteins encoded together in one Oreochromis aureus strain Israel breed Guangdong linkage group 23, ZZ_aureus, whole genome shotgun sequence window:
- the LOC116331221 gene encoding chymotrypsin-like elastase family member 3B, whose translation MLKTLVLVLLQAAYVFSCGTPAVQPNTGRVVNGEDAHPHSWPWQISLQVKHGSRYHHTCGGTLVGPRWVLTAGHCIWPGDVYRVVLGEHDMSQQEGTEQIIDILRIVVHPNWDINHVSDGNDLALLKLDKSPIMNDSVGIACLPQAGEILAHGAPCYITGWGNLYTHGPMPDKLQQALLPVVEHSVCSRSDWWGINVKSTMICAGGDIVSGCNGDSGGPLNCVGQDGRWYVQGVTSFVSSRVCNEVKKPTVFTRTSAFTEWLSEVMLKY comes from the exons ATGCTGAAAACACTGGTCCTTGTGCTGCTACAAGCAGCATATG TTTTTAGTTGTGGTACACCTGCTGTCCAGCCCAACACTGGTAGGGTTGTAAATGGAGAGGATGCCCATCCCCATAGCTGGCCTTGGCAG ATTTCCCTGCAGGTGAAGCACGGCAGTCGTTACCATCACACCTGTGGAGGGACTCTGGTTGGACCTCGCTGGGTACTGACCGCTGGACACTGCATCTG GCCAGGAGATGTGTACCGTGTGGTGTTGGGAGAACATGACATGAGCCAGCAGGAGGGAACTGAACAGATCATAGATATTCTGCGCATTGTTGTCCATCCTAACTGGGACATCAACCATGTCTCTGATGG GAATGATCTTGCCCTGCTGAAACTGGATAAGAGCCCCATTATGAATGACAGCGTGGGCATTGCTTGTCTTCCACAGGCTGGAGAGATCCTCGCCCATGGAGCCCCGTGTTACATCACTGGCTGGGGAAACCTTTACA CTCATGGCCCCATGCCTGATAAACTGCAGCAGGCCCTGCTGCCTGTGGTGGAGCACAGTGTGTGCAGCCGCAGCGACTGGTGGGGGATCAACGTCAAGAGCACCATGATCTGTGCGGGAGGAGACATCGTATCAGGATGCAAT ggAGACTCTGGCGGTCCTCTTAACTGTGTGGGTCAGGATGGTAGATGGTATGTCCAGGGTGTAACCAGCTTTGTTTCCTCCCGTGTTTGCAACGAAGTGAAGAAGCCCACAGTCTTCACCCGTACCTCTGCCTTCACCGAGTGGCTCAGCGAG GTCATGCTCAAGTACTGA